In one Candidatus Nitronereus thalassa genomic region, the following are encoded:
- a CDS encoding glutathione S-transferase family protein: protein MTQAQFPDEQTEEGAFKRQNDAFRDWVTADKSSGYCAEKGRYHLYVSLACPWAHRTIIVRKLKGLEDVIGMTVVDPIRDDESGWAFREGPVHTKDPINGFQFLREAYLATDPHYRGRVTVPVLWDTNTKRIVSNSDDDLMRMLNSAFNQFTNENLDLYPEPQREEIDRLNEDIYENVNDGVYRAGFSTSQAIYESAVRRLFDALDRLESRLANQRYLFGPTPLESDWRLFVTLIRFDAVYHGHFKCNLRRIVDYPNLFGYIKDLYQHDGVAETVNFDHIKRHYYVTHHDINPTRIVPLGPEQDLWSPHGRDHLG, encoded by the coding sequence ATGACACAAGCTCAATTTCCAGATGAACAAACTGAAGAAGGGGCCTTCAAACGTCAGAACGATGCCTTTCGTGATTGGGTGACGGCGGATAAGAGTTCCGGGTACTGCGCAGAAAAGGGGCGATATCATTTATATGTATCTTTGGCCTGTCCCTGGGCCCACCGCACGATTATCGTGCGAAAATTGAAAGGTCTCGAAGATGTGATCGGGATGACAGTGGTCGACCCCATTCGTGACGATGAAAGCGGGTGGGCCTTTAGGGAGGGCCCGGTCCATACCAAAGATCCGATCAACGGATTTCAATTTTTGCGTGAGGCCTATCTTGCGACAGATCCCCACTATCGTGGGCGTGTGACGGTTCCCGTGTTATGGGATACGAACACGAAGCGGATTGTGAGTAATTCCGACGATGACTTAATGCGCATGCTCAATAGCGCCTTTAACCAATTTACCAACGAGAATCTGGATTTGTATCCAGAACCGCAGCGTGAAGAAATCGACCGTCTTAATGAGGATATTTACGAAAATGTGAATGATGGTGTGTATCGAGCCGGGTTTTCGACTTCTCAGGCCATCTACGAATCTGCAGTGAGAAGACTGTTCGATGCCCTAGATCGACTGGAATCTCGCCTGGCAAATCAACGCTATCTGTTCGGCCCAACGCCTCTCGAATCAGATTGGCGATTGTTTGTGACGTTGATTCGGTTCGACGCTGTGTACCATGGACACTTTAAATGTAACCTCCGACGCATCGTCGATTACCCCAATCTTTTCGGATACATTAAAGATTTATACCAACACGATGGCGTAGCCGAAACCGTGAATTTTGATCATATCAAACGGCACTATTACGTCACCCACCATGACATCAATCCTACCCGCATTGTTCCATTAGGTCCTGAACAAGACCTCTGGTCGCCTCATGGCCGAGACCATTTAGGATAA